The Xyrauchen texanus isolate HMW12.3.18 chromosome 42, RBS_HiC_50CHRs, whole genome shotgun sequence genome includes the window ATAATTATTTGTCAattgttattttcatttattattgttaataatgtattttttctgttcttttattaTATTCCTGtttctattattttataaaagcagtaaGCCACTTGAGGCTGTGTGCATTACATTGCCAACAACAACTCATTAATCAGTACAATCATTGCCACGCATGGCCTCTTGTGACTTATGGCTGTATGAGACATGTTACCTATGCTGGCATGGTATCTCATTGCAGCTGCAAGCTTATGTAGAACTTTTACAGTTGCACTCAATGAAAACTTAATTGACCCTGACTGACCCTCAGTGTCTGACTCTACAGAAGCAGCGCTCCACAGTCTGTTGAGAGCACTGACCAGCGAGACATACAATGACCCAACACAGCACCTGGAGAGAGAGCAAGCCCTCGCCAAACAGTTTGCTGAGATCCTCCACTTCACACTGCGCTTCGATGAGCTCAAGGTGACTACAACACTTCAAGAAATGGTCAGAGGTTTACACAGTTACAATgatttatattatcattattattcagtaGTAAGAGAGACTAATACATGCAGTACAGGTTAATCCTAACTGATTTGCATGGAATCAGTCGTTGAttgaatttgcatgtgaaatcGTTGTTTGTTTGGATGTTTATACAACAATAGATGTACACCAATACTAGCCATCTGACACAATGTAGGCCAATAGTGAGGTTTtcaacatttgaaatgtattccactacagattacagaatacatgctgtaaaatatcatttgtaacgtattccattcgattactcaaggccagtaacgtattctaaatactttggattacttcttcagcactggtagatttttttcacttgttttgactataaaaactctgtcagtacagtcagacaaaatacacatgttaaaaatacattctccgaaaaacctgaatatcttatgcagtgttgtttctaaaacaagatcaatcaaactgatcttcataagaaaatgtttcactgctgttcaaatgcactttagatgcataaatgttttccatctgaaaagattaactattaaatgaaacaaatgaatataaatataaatgaaatgctaaataatctcttcagtaatcaaaatactttttgaatgtaactgaattctaattaccaatgaactgtagtggaatacagttacttatattttgtattttaaatacgtaatcccattacatgttcCTTATTCCTGTCATTGATAATAATCATAAGAAACTTATAATATAAAAAgagtcatttattattatttatgaaaaaatatttatttgttaatgtttTCCAAAAGGAAAAAAGTtctatctttctttttatttttaccaattttacaaaatatatatataaaaaaaattgttattcaagcttatataaaaatatatattatatactgtagtatattttatatatatatatatgtacagtatactgttATTACACAAcgctctggaatactcaattctgattggttaatggtgccatctagcagtctgatatttctcagtaacatcTGTCATCCTCGTATAAGACTGCTTCTGATATTTCACTTGCATTTATTTGGCAACTATAAagagcagtcagatggtcattaattacaatataaacaccaaAAGAGCTCGCATAATTACATAGTTTCAacgcaaatcaatgtttcatgtccatttatttgtttatttgacttGCAGTCTGGTAAAACACTGGATAATGAGGAGTCAGACGGTAGTTTTCAcagaataaacaccaacagaactctgatgcaaaccggtggtggatttcagctgttcagcaatttatttcttctcacttaATTACATCACTTCAATGTAAATGAATATTTAATGtccatgcttttatttatttggttagtagccatgtaataagtggaatactgtacagtcagccggttgctattgtaaaataaaccccttcagagtGATATAAAAGTCCTCTGCTTCACGTCGGGGTCCTGATCCTGCTGTCGGGGTtcattttgcgataacaaccttATCCCTGTACCTTAGACCGTAGACTGTATCTTATCCCTTACTTGGAACATAATGTGTACCAGGTTTTAATTGTAAATTATCCATACATTATGGTTGTATTTGTTGTACTGTATTTACGctgatttcaaaataaataattaataaaacattgtattacagtaatgagattcTAATGAAAATCACCTTTGACAACAATGGGaattagaaaaacaaaaacaaaaattataaataaaacatcctGATGTTATGATTGGAGGAATTTTGAGGAAATGTGCTTAATGATAAATTCACAATAAATTTACAATataaatttattcaaaatatatataatttcttatttattttgattttgattcaaATGTGACCTACAGTAGACATAATTTGTCAGATTCACCCATTTAGTGGTCTGTAAATAGAAGTTATTCTTTAGTTTGATGTTTTTTACTGAAATGAAATGTGTTCGGTAGTTAAAATGAGCTAAACTTGTAAGTTAGAATATTAATATTCAGCCTTTTGTTATGAGACTGACCAAAATGTAACGCTTTAACAAGCTTCCACTTCTCACTAGTGACATGCTTATTGTGATTAGAGAGCAGCTAATGAGAAAATAATTTCTTTCCAGTTGCCCAAGTCAGATATCGCCTCCCTAGGTGGTTTGCAAACCTTTCTCGACATTTAAGATCACAGGAAAAAATTGCTTTTTGATCCCATAGACTTGTTTTATTCTTTTATCATTTGATTTATCACCTGCTGCTCCTTTTGTACCAGATTAACATTGCAAAACAGACACAATTAAAGTGCTAAGAAGCTGAGCTATAGTGTGATTTTTCTACTACTCTTTTTACAACTCCTTCTACACCGTTGTCAAAACCTCAGACACTTACACAACCTTTAATGACCGAAGATTAAACCACCTAATTTGTCCCGGATTTTGTGtccaaagaaataaaataatattttgttcagTCGGTGTCTTGTTTGTCTCGGGGCCAAACTAGTGCCTTTATTTCAGTATCTTTCTAATACAAATATTCATCCCGTTCACACGATACACCCCTATGCCCTGCGGCACAGAACTGGCATGTCCCGAATTGAAGGACCCGAATTTTAGGGTTGCAAATGTGGTTTTGTAGGGGGTGTATGGTGGCATGCCAACCTCCATTCACTCCTGCCCTCCTTTCAGCTTGTCGCAGTGATCTAGTTCAGCCCGCCAATGCTGTTGCACCATACACTGCAGGGTTACGACGGGTATGGCACTGCCAGAGTTGATAGTAAACAGACTGAATACCAGCTCTCAGATGCAAATAAGACTAGGCGAAATAGCTATTTGATGATATTTAATGTTCATCTAGATGTTATGTAGTTGTTTTGAAATGGATTAAAaagggtgtttttttttaattattattatttaaatcaaagGAACCATAATTTCAACCGTATTTATTATCTATATACATgtttattaaactattttaaaacataaaaaaatgtcatgctgAGACTTTAAGAAGATTTTTAAGTGATTACCAACTTTCACCGTTTTTGCTACTGAAGTTTAAATCCAAGACACTATTCAAATAAATCCGTGCTGAAACAATTAATGTATAAAATCTAAAATattcaataattaaaataatcaaactaCAAATTTCCTTATAAATTATTCGGATATCTGTATCGTGTACAGAGAAGCCCTGGCAGTGAATTCAGTTTACGGTAGCTTATTGAATACAAGGTATAGAAtgcaatgaaaaatgtataattttttttataatctttttaGTCATTTAATCTAAGAAATAATCAGCAGATTAATCTAGtaccaaaataatcgttagttgcagcactATTCTTCATACTTGCATGTTGTGATTCTAGAAGGGCTTGCAAAACTAGtcaaatgatgacagacttgtggaaacttcatggccaaataaaaagcacattaacagACTATATTCACTATGTTGTCTAATTTTTATATCCGCAGCAAAATCATTGGGAATGTATCATGAATATTagatatacagtgggtacagaaagtattcagacccccttacatttttcactctttgttatattgcagccatttgctaaaatcatttaagttcattttttttcctcattattgtacacacagcaccccatattgacagaaaaacacagaattgttgacatttttgcacatttattaaaaaagaaaaactgaaatatcacatggtcctaagtattcagaccctttgctgtgacactcatatatttaactcaggtgctgtccatttcttctgatcatccttgagatggttctacaccttcagttgagtccagctgtgtttgattatactgattggacttgattaggaaagccacacacctgtctatataagaccttacagctcacagtgcatgtcagagcaaatgagaatcatgaggtcaaaggaactgcctgaagagctcagagacagaattgtggcaaggcacagatctggccaaggttacaaaaaaaatttctgctgcccttaaggttcataagagcacagtgggcACACATAACagccataatccttaaatggaagacatttgggatgaccagaacccttcctagagctggctgtccggccaaactgagctattgggggagaagagccttggtgagagaggtaaagaagaacccaaagatcactgtggctgagctccagagatgcagtcgggagatgggagaaagttgtagtaagtcagccattactgcagccatccaccagtcgggtcTTTATGATAGAGTGGCCCTAaaatggagtttgctaaaaacacctgaaggactccaagatggtgataaataagattctctggtctgatgagaccaagatagaactttttggccttaatccTAAGCGGTAtttgtggagaaaaccaggcactgctcatcacctgtccaatacagtcccaacagtgaagcatggtggtggcagcatcatactgtgggggtgtttttcagctgcagggacaggacgactggttgcaatcgagggaaagatgaatgcggccaagtacagggatatcctggacgaaaaccttctccagagtgctctggacctcagactgggccgaaggttcaccttccaacaagacaatgaccctaagcacaccgctaaaataacgaaggagtggcttcacaacaactctgtgactgttcttgaatggcccagccagagccctgacttgaacccaatttagcatctctggagagacctgaaaatggctgtccaccaacgtttaccatccaacctgatggcagaggatacccaaatccagatgtgaaaaacttgttgcatctttcccaaaaagactcatggctgtattagatcaaaagggtgcttctactaaatgctgaacaaagggtctgaatacttaggaccatgtgatatttcagtttttcttttttaataaatgtgcaaaaatgtcaacaattctgtgtttttctgtcaatatggggtgctgtgtgtacaataatgaagaaaaaaaatgaacttaaatgattttggcaaatggctgcaatataacaaagagtgaaaaatgtaagggggtctgaatactttccgtacccactgtatcgcccagccctagatgCAACACTGCTTTGTTCACATGCATGTTATTCTAATGTTGCCTTTGGGTTTCTTCAGCAGCTCATTTTCACAAAGTGGGTTTATATTTTGTCATTCTCTATGTAACAGTTGTTTTAATAACCCAATGTCTGGCACTATCTCTGTCCAAAATTCACTGAGCTGGTAATTTGTGATAATTAAAGGTGACCTTTGCACTCGCAAATCCTAAAGAGGTAATTCCTTACCGTGACCTTTGTTCTCAAACCCAAATTCACTCTCGTCTTGACGAGCACCCCCTCCAAATGTCATTGAATGTGCCCCCAACCGTAAACTGAACATGACTCcgttcattaaaatatatttatccaTCTGTCACAAGCAGCATATATACAGCAACAGGGTTCAAGTTCAAACAATACATCTATTGGGAACAAATAGGTCCTAGACAATCTAGGTCCTGACAGATAAAGATCGCTCTGATTATCTAAGGGAACTGTTGCTCATTTTAGCAAAGCTTTAATTAGTCCTGTAAGTGTACCACACTGCATTTGTCTACTTCAGTACTCTCACAGAATCCATACTACTATAATTATTAATTGCCTGGAGATTTGCCTccctttcaaacacacacacatgcatttttaTTAATGGTTCATGTTAGGGCAAGCATCACTGTTATTATTGATCTTATTAATGGTCAGAGGTCTATAAAATCTCTTACCCTGAGTATTAAACTTTTACCATGTTACTTGTCCAGCACCGTTTGTGCTAAGGACACtaatttttccatttatttatgcATCTTattgatttattgtgaaaaagaaaaCTTTAATAGTCCTGGAAATatctgtacattttgaaattataattatcaggcctggaaatgtcataaaaatttataaaatcgtaaagtcatggaaatttcaagTTATGCACAGCCCTAAAATATTCATTGGCTAGACATTACTCTTTGTGAGTGCTATCTCGAAAAATCTGTATCCAGAAATCAtgaaaaagtcatgaaaatccaTTGGTCAAACCTGAAATGTGTTCCTTTTAAATCACATTATACTGgagttcttttaaaaaaaaagatctgtgTTCACTGAAGgctttcacaaaaaaaaacaatagataaCTAATGAGATTTTATTATGTTCCGGTTTTAGAGGTTCATCAAAGCAAAATCAAAACTTTTCCTTGTACTCCCTGGAACCTGCCTGGGGGCACATACACAACAATTACATGCTGACAATTACTGCTCTATACTGACTAAAGACTTTGGGTTTTCATTATATTTCAGATGACAAATCCTGCCATTCAGAATGACTTCAGTTATTACAGGAGAACCCTGAGTCGCATGAGGATCAATAACGTTCCTGTGAGTTTCTCAAGAATAGAAACTGTCACCTCTCTATTGCTTTGACTTTCCTTTAGTCTATTCTTTAATCCCCTCCCCTCTTCTTTTGCCAACCCCTGTTTCTTTTTACCTTttggtatagttcacccaaaaatacaaattctgtgaaAATTGTAACTTTTAACCCTTACattgtgttctggtcattttgatCCAGACAACTTTTTGTTgttttacttaatccaattggattccttgactttgttcacacgTGATATATGAAATCACAAAACTgaccattttctttacatttattttacttcAATTGTTGTGTtatcggtcaaaaatgaccgagcattggaaatgaatgaattagactacaaaatggagaaatattaagtgttcaggagcatcccagtcctttagatgagcacatacgTGGATGTGTTTTTGCACACAGAAAGTTTACttggacaaacaaacaaattgtgtGTTGAGCACCTTCttgtgcatcgtctttccatgtacacactttgaggaatatttcaagatctacttatcatattatgttgcGTTTTAATCAAGTTATGATATATCATAACATCAAGTTACATGTATGCTTCAGGAAGTAATGGAAAAACCTgacaaaatgacatttctgtttattttatttaggtgtgtctgtgggaatttcatacactcaTTTTATTTTGGCCTTTGCATGAATAAAATTTGCTATTGCATTCTACTAATAGAGGCCTTTCCAATGATATGTACGTAACACATGGCGCTATCATCTTTTTATGGCTTTACCAattctgaatataattgttgtgataaattagcaaatgatgagaatgaaatggttctaatttgtcagcaaattaaaaagcattatttaagaattggtaggatcagctCTGCATTGTAAACAACAGATTCCAGGCTTTAAAATGACATCTATTTTGTTAGatcagatcaagcaagtggttattaatttattacgtaagttttattattttattttatatatatatatatatatgtatatatatatatatatatatatatatatatatatatatatatatatatttgagtcataattactaaaaaagtcatagataaaaagatctaatgcaatatcttgttataatatatgcaatatgagagattttgaatgggaacacaaaatgtgtttgcacaaaatgaacacaacacGAGTGTTAAAGGTACCCATTTGAAGGGGTATCaccaattttataattttataatctgGTACAAAAGAAGCAGAAGGAGTTAAAACAAACACTTATCTTTCTTTCTCACTCACATACTCTGCCACTTGCACTTACCAAGCCTCAGGGGACCACTAAGGATCCAAACAGAAAATGGTCTCCCACTGGGAGAGTGAGTTCGAAGTTGCTCACTGAAGTGTATTGAGGTGCACCAGTATGGTGTGGCACCTGATCTGTGGTCAGCTTCATGCATGTCCTCCCCAGAGACATTCAGATCTCATAAATAATCTGATCTGAGAGCAGACCTAACACATACCCTTAAGAGGCACCATGCAGTTCAGATACCTTGTTTTGTCAAGTGGCACTGGTTTTCCCCTCATTCTCCCAGACTGAATTCAGAAGCCCACCATAACCCCCATGGGCTCTCCCACTGAAAGAAAGCTAAATAAATCACTCTAGTGGCTAGTGCTTTGCACATCTGCCTCTGGCCACATTTAAGACTATTGTTTAATATATGAAAGTATTTTTAGACTCGAAACACCAGAATGTGCAGGTGTACGCAGTTTACTGTAAAGTAAAACCGCTCgtttatgaaataaaacacatttgttgtTTTCTGGTTGTCCTCATTTTGGAGCTGATGTGTTTTGCTTGTATGAATAGCTTTCTAAATTAGTCTAGACTTTTATTCAGCAGAATACAGTCCCCCTTACCGTCCGTAGAATTGGATTTCATAGTGCTGCAgatcttttaaaatattaaaggtgTATTTTGTGAAGGGAACTAAAGCTTAATTCTCTTTTTATGTCTGGGCACGTCTTCACTTTTCCCATTTGTGTTCAATTCACTGTTCCTCTGCCCGGAATCCATCTATCCCATTAACCGACAGGAATTGCTATATTCTGGGGCTTTCCACGGTTACTTGGGTTATGACAGCACAGAAATCATCCGATAATGCCATATTTGATGAGCATGCCCATGTCGGTGGTGAACCCAAAAATTGTCCAACACTCTTTCCCTGTCCTTCTGAGCAGAAAGGTTGAGAACATCAGTGCATAATAGagtgaataattttttaatatgcattacatgAAAGTTGTATTAGAGTTTTTGGACTGATTTTCACCTGAGAAATTGGGCCACTGAGCAAAAGGCTCTTGGAAGCATATGCATTTTCAAATTTCTCTCTTTATGAACTGCTGTTAACTTCAACATGCATTAGCATCATCTTGCCATACTTTGACAGTAGCTGTTTTTGCATCCCTTCATTAATATGTTGGGTTTTCTTTTTGTCCATGTAGGCAGAGGCAGAAAACGAAGTGAATAATGAACTGGCCAATCGGATATCTCTATTTTATGCTGATGCCACGCCTATGCTGAAGACATTAAGTGATGGCACAACAAAGTTTGTATCTGaggtaaacaaaaatgtttctatACAGTTAAAACTGTCCATATTTCCTCGCAAAGAcatttcttttattgtttttgcaCAATAAACAATAGCTTATTGTGTTTCTTTGCAGAATAAGAATTTGCCCATTGAAAACACCACAGATGTATTAAGCACTATGGCAAGTGTGTGCAAAGTTATGTTGGAAACCCCGTAAGTCTACCATTTCCTTTTTACAGATGGAAAAGTATAAGTCCACTAGAAATCCactatgtgaaatatttattcacACGCTTATTCTCTGATTATTCAGAGAGTATCGTAGCCGATTCACCAGTGAGGAGACTGTATCTTTCTGTCTGCGTGTCATGGTGGGGGTCATCATCCTATACGACTATGTCCATCCCATCGGCGCATTCGCAAAATCCCCCAAAATAGACGTGAGTAAAACCATCAGTTCTTGTTACAGCAAACCCATCTCTGGAGTTCTTGCCCTGGGGGCCTGACACTGACTCACAATCATAGTGCTTGGATAACACGGTGATGGCTCTCTCTCACAGCATTTTGACTCATCAGTTTGAGGATTGTCATTTTAGTGCCACTTAACCATGGCTGCTTTTTGCCCCCCCAAGCAGATGAAAGGCTGTATTAAAGTGCTCCGAGATCAGCCACCAAACAGTGTGGAAGGTCTACTAAATGCTCTCAGGTACCATTTTGACCCAAAcaacattggtaacactttacaataaggttacatttgttaatgcaGATGTCTTCTTTAGTAGTCTGTTTTAGAGTTTGATTTCAGTCGCTCACATCAGTGAGAGTCTGACTGTTAttgttacaattttatttaaaccatGTATTATGCTGCAGTGCCTAATAAAGTTAATGACCAACTTATGAGTAACATTTTATTAACTCGCCCAAGCCAATTTTTACTCTTATTTAGCACTTGACGAGTAATGATTTTGGACACTTTTTATGCTATTGCTGACTatcgtgtaaaaaaaaaaaaaatttccaaaTAGTTTAGTGTGATCTGTGTTCAGTTTATCTGAACATAATGTCTGACATCGTAACCTTTATTCTGAAAAAGGGGCCCATGATAATGTTCTGTTGAACAGTAATGTATAGGAAGTTTAGATCATCAGGACCGTACTGGTTTTGGCATCAGTGCTACAGATTGCTTGATTTGTATGCCCCTTGACAAAATACTGCAAgtcaaatatttaataatgaatgTCTTTTGTGCAGGTACACAACAAAACATCTAAACGATGAGTCAACCAATAAGACCATAAAAAGCATGCTGCAGTAGCAACAAACTCTGGGACATACACAACTGGCCTCAAGTACATGCTCAGgagatgctctctctctctctctctctctctctctcccccacccCGGACTGAAGCGAACACACAGAAtggttttcttttttgtattaaacATAAAAGAATCAGACAAAAGCTTCTCTTTCTAAGCAGATGATACTGGCGTTATGTGTGGTTTTCTGTGCCAAAATGGTTTTGCTGAAATCCTTGTTTTTAACATTTCTGAAATAAGCCGTGCTACTGATGGCAGCTACTGTATGAATGCATTGTTAGGTTATATTTGTGGTTATTGTTTTAATTGAGCTTTTTTCCCTGTAAAGGGAGGGTGAGTGTTTTGACTTGAacataaaaaatatctatatattatcTATATGATCTAGATATACACATTATATTAAAAGagagaaatatattatttttgtctgAATTAATATTTAATGTTACATCCACTGCATGGCGACATGATTGAATTTCTtctatttaaaatattcaaattcatTTGTTTGCTTGAATGTGCAAAAGAAACGACGCTTAAATgatgttttgaaattaaaatggtACTTGCATATTAAAAAGTGGAGATTAATTGATAGATATTTtcaagttttatatatttttttatagttcttgatttgttttagtttttttttcttaggtgttataattattattttattttctgaaaaattgCTTTCAAAAACTGTGATAGGCTGTTATCTTTTTTGTCAGATGTAGTGACTTGATGAATATGATCTTGAGattaaataaaatgctttcatTTTTGTAATATAATGGTTTGTTTACTATTTTAAATGCTTTGTAGCCAAGGTATATGCAAACAAAGTCTGCTTTTATTTGGTGTTATTCAAATCAACTGTGGTGATGCACTACTAAACATATGGTCACTCTTACTGGTGTAAGGGATTGTGCTTGGCTGCATGTTTGCACTGATGCTGATATTCACTGCACAGCTTATACACAttcttatgtatatatatatgtatgtatgtgtgagaaagagagagagagagagaggtgtggtCATAGGCTGTAACTCTGCAGTAAGTAAGGGCATGGATGAAGGTCGGAAAGgatggagagagacagacacctCAGAACAGCTGTGGGTGGGCACTGCAGGGCTCTCTGCATTCTGACGGTGGACCTCTTGGGCTTGTGGAGGAAGAGACAGGGTGTGTTCTGTATCAATGCAGCCCAAGAGTGCAGATGTTGAAAAATAGTTCAAGAAAGCAGGTCATGTAAGGGGTGGGTCTACATGTTCTTCAGCACCACTCAAATGTGTTAAAGAGAAAAGGATCAGAGTTCTTGCAAAAATCTCGAAATGTCAATGaatttaaaaagtatgattttcaaGCCTGGAATTATCATGGAAATACAACCACAGAAAGTTGCTGCATTTTTaaacaactgaagtttatttattaaacctgaAGAACATCcacctagtaatgcattacaagtTTTGAGGTTATgaatgcattaatacatttttcggcatcagaaaTAGATagcatgtgttgtaacttagcaatatttcttaggtggtaGAATGCTGcgctacaaacattggaaatttgatattcaaatataacacctacatTTTTTGCTGTAGAAGTTGACATTACaatacatccatcaagagtcagattttatttttttccaacaaCTAGTACTTCTGTTTTATTTACTTCTAGCCATCCATTCTTTGATATCATTTatacactctgttaatttgtaaaattgtagaaatataaagttgggtatcatcagcataatAGTGAAAACTAAACTATGGTTCCTGATAATGTATCCAAGGTggagcatatataaggagaaaagcagaggccctaaaattgatacctgtggcactccatacttaactttaattaaactttaaatgtcagttcctcatttacacagacaaagtggtagcagtcagagaaataggacctaaaccaagcaTCCAcgaatgccaacataattctcaagtctATCCAAGAGAATGGCATGATCtatgtgtcgaaggcagcactaaaatctaaaagcactagaaaagaaatgcagcttcgatcagatgataagagcaagtcatttgacGCCACATTAGCACAGTTTATTCTTTCGCcatgataaaaaataaagaccatttaaataaacttgcagcaaattttgTCTTACGTAAACT containing:
- the LOC127634872 gene encoding CYFIP-related Rac1 interactor B-like isoform X1, which encodes MGNLLKVLTCTDLEQEPNFFLDFENAQPTDAERETWEEVDVVLKDTGGILDELQAYKGAGQEIREAIQNPNDEALQDQAWAAVVPLVGKLKEFYEFSQRLEAALHSLLRALTSETYNDPTQHLEREQALAKQFAEILHFTLRFDELKMTNPAIQNDFSYYRRTLSRMRINNVPAEAENEVNNELANRISLFYADATPMLKTLSDGTTKFVSENKNLPIENTTDVLSTMASVCKVMLETPEYRSRFTSEETVSFCLRVMVGVIILYDYVHPIGAFAKSPKIDMKGCIKVLRDQPPNSVEGLLNALRYTTKHLNDESTNKTIKSMLQ
- the LOC127634872 gene encoding CYFIP-related Rac1 interactor B-like isoform X2, with translation MGNLLKVLTCTDLEQEPNFFLDFENAQPTDAERETWEEVDVVLKDTGGILDELQAYKGAGQEIREAIQNPNDEALQDQAWAAVVPLVGKLKEFYEFSQRLEAALHSLLRALTSETYNDPTQHLEREQALAKQFAEILHFTLRFDELKAEAENEVNNELANRISLFYADATPMLKTLSDGTTKFVSENKNLPIENTTDVLSTMASVCKVMLETPEYRSRFTSEETVSFCLRVMVGVIILYDYVHPIGAFAKSPKIDMKGCIKVLRDQPPNSVEGLLNALRYTTKHLNDESTNKTIKSMLQ